One Mycolicibacterium sp. TUM20985 genomic window, CTCGCGGACCTCGCCACCGAGACTGGCGCGACGGCCGTATGGGCCAAGGACGCCGCAGCCGATGCCGACCTCGTCATCGTGAGTATTCCGCAGAAGAACGTTCCCGACCTCGCCGACGGAATCGTCGATGCGCGCAAGGCGGGCGCACCGGTCATCGAGACGAACAACTACTACCCGCAACAACGCGACGGTGAGATCGCGGCGATCGAGGACGGCCAGCCCGAGAGTGCGTGGGTCGCCGAACAGATCGGTGCACCGGTGTACAAGGTGTTCAACGGGATCTGGTGGAAGCACCTCCTCGAAGGAGGGAAGCCCAGCGGCACGTCGAAGCGCATCGCACTGCCGGTCGCCGGCGAGGACGGAGCGGGCCGGGCACTGGTGCACGACATCGTCGACCAACTCGGCTTCGAGCCCGTCGATGCCGGCCCGATCTCCG contains:
- a CDS encoding NADPH-dependent F420 reductase codes for the protein MQIGIIGAGQIGGTLTRRLRELGHDVKVSNSRAPETLADLATETGATAVWAKDAAADADLVIVSIPQKNVPDLADGIVDARKAGAPVIETNNYYPQQRDGEIAAIEDGQPESAWVAEQIGAPVYKVFNGIWWKHLLEGGKPSGTSKRIALPVAGEDGAGRALVHDIVDQLGFEPVDAGPISESWRQQPGTPVYGKDFDSDVTRKALAEATRERTAEWSARTA